The bacterium genome has a segment encoding these proteins:
- a CDS encoding ABC transporter ATP-binding protein, whose amino-acid sequence MQPTISVQHLTKRYRNPQHADRAALAGLTLDVPPGEIYGFLGPNGAGKTTTIKLLLGLIRPTGGGGAVLGHPLGSVEARRRLGFLPESPYFYEYLRGDELLHYYGSLFGLPDQLRRGRVEELLRLVGLWEHRRLTVRKYSRGMLQRLGLAQALINDPDLVILDEPAGGLDPIGRREMRDILLDLRARGKTVFLSSHILAEVETVCDRVAILHRGELVAVGRIGDLLTQSREMELTVHGANGALGRQVEEIPGATIHHGTDATVVVVPEQRFVYPIIDMVRQTGGQVVSLGAKRERLEDLFVKLVGEREGGAA is encoded by the coding sequence GTGCAGCCGACGATTTCGGTTCAGCACTTGACCAAGCGCTACCGCAACCCCCAACATGCGGATCGGGCGGCGTTGGCGGGGCTCACGCTGGATGTTCCTCCGGGCGAGATCTACGGCTTTCTCGGGCCCAACGGGGCCGGCAAGACGACAACCATCAAGCTGCTCCTCGGCCTCATCCGGCCGACCGGCGGAGGCGGCGCCGTCCTCGGCCACCCGCTCGGATCAGTTGAGGCGAGGCGCCGTCTCGGTTTCCTTCCCGAGTCGCCGTATTTCTATGAGTACCTCCGGGGCGACGAACTTCTCCACTACTACGGGTCGCTGTTCGGACTGCCTGACCAACTCCGGCGCGGCCGCGTGGAGGAACTCCTGCGCCTCGTCGGGCTGTGGGAGCACCGGCGCCTCACCGTCCGCAAGTACTCACGGGGCATGCTGCAGCGGCTGGGGCTGGCGCAGGCGCTGATCAACGATCCGGACCTCGTCATCCTCGACGAACCGGCGGGCGGATTGGACCCGATCGGACGCCGCGAGATGCGCGACATCCTGCTGGACCTGCGCGCCCGCGGCAAGACGGTGTTCCTGAGCTCGCACATTCTCGCCGAGGTGGAGACGGTGTGCGATCGGGTCGCCATTCTGCACCGCGGCGAACTCGTCGCGGTCGGGCGGATCGGGGACCTGCTCACGCAGAGCCGGGAGATGGAACTCACGGTCCACGGCGCCAACGGCGCGCTCGGCCGGCAGGTCGAGGAAATCCCGGGGGCGACGATCCATCACGGCACCGACGCGACGGTGGTCGTGGTGCCCGAACAGCGCTTCGTCTACCCGATCATCGACATGGTCCGGCAGACGGGCGGCCAGGTGGTATCGCTCGGCGCGAAGCGCGAGCGGCTGGAAGACCTCTTCGTCAAGCTCGTGGGGGAGCGGGAAGGCGGTGCCGCATGA
- a CDS encoding ABC transporter permease subunit gives MNASVTLVVARQVLREAWRRRTLPVLAMFGCGLIISSAFLSFFQLGVEIKFFKDVALTVIFLFGTLATLVLVSSQLSGEIESRTIYNVLSKPVRRVELVLGKFGGSIAATGLAIAPMVAILVFFVHVDRGGAMLEAVKAGYFLWLSFVVLSAIALAIASFSSTVVCASLTVLVLVLSYLKGAVTTYIALVSNSGAAAAIGQAFYYLLPNFENFNVRTAVVHNTIVPWPYLFRTSLYAASLVAFFLYAGVQIFQEREF, from the coding sequence ATGAACGCGTCCGTGACCCTGGTCGTCGCGCGGCAGGTGCTGCGGGAAGCGTGGCGCCGGCGGACGCTGCCGGTCCTCGCCATGTTTGGCTGCGGCCTGATTATCAGCAGCGCGTTTCTCTCGTTCTTTCAGCTCGGGGTGGAGATCAAGTTTTTCAAAGACGTCGCCCTCACGGTGATCTTCCTGTTCGGGACGCTGGCCACGCTCGTGCTCGTCAGCAGCCAGTTGTCCGGCGAGATCGAAAGCCGCACGATCTACAACGTGCTCAGCAAGCCGGTGCGGCGCGTCGAGCTCGTGCTCGGCAAGTTCGGCGGCTCGATCGCGGCGACCGGACTCGCCATCGCGCCCATGGTGGCGATCCTGGTGTTCTTCGTCCACGTCGACCGGGGCGGCGCGATGCTCGAGGCCGTCAAAGCGGGATACTTCCTGTGGCTGTCGTTCGTCGTACTCTCCGCCATCGCGCTTGCGATCGCGTCCTTCAGCAGCACGGTCGTGTGCGCGTCGTTGACCGTCCTCGTGTTGGTACTCAGTTACCTCAAGGGCGCGGTGACGACGTACATCGCGCTCGTGTCGAACAGCGGCGCCGCGGCCGCTATCGGCCAGGCGTTCTACTATCTCCTGCCCAACTTCGAGAACTTCAACGTCCGGACCGCGGTGGTCCACAATACGATCGTCCCGTGGCCGTACCTGTTTCGGACCAGCCTGTACGCCGCCTCGCTCGTGGCCTTCTTCCTGTACGCCGGCGTCCAGATCTTCCAGGAGCGTGAGTTCTAA
- a CDS encoding DUF4352 domain-containing protein, with amino-acid sequence MTPLTRRLFQLAAALVLASTVVIVTQWAYPAGRVAIHLGRPEYSRVVAERDVYVTIDLRVQNVGVDPVTLDREHFMLVDDRGHSYQSDPSTHFLRNHFDVTTILPAHEIRGATVFRIVPGRTAREMIFVTTTGEIVHFRL; translated from the coding sequence ATGACGCCCCTCACCAGACGCCTCTTCCAACTGGCCGCCGCGCTGGTGCTCGCGAGCACCGTCGTCATCGTGACGCAGTGGGCCTACCCGGCCGGCCGGGTCGCCATCCACCTTGGACGTCCCGAGTACTCGCGGGTCGTCGCTGAACGCGACGTGTACGTCACCATTGATCTGCGGGTGCAGAACGTCGGCGTCGATCCGGTGACGCTCGATCGAGAGCACTTCATGCTGGTCGACGATCGGGGACACTCGTACCAGAGTGACCCCTCGACGCACTTCCTGCGCAACCATTTCGACGTGACGACGATTCTGCCGGCCCACGAGATTCGCGGCGCGACCGTGTTCCGAATCGTTCCGGGGCGGACCGCGCGCGAAATGATCTTCGTCACGACCACCGGAGAGATCGTGCACTTCCGCCTGTAG